In the genome of bacterium, the window CTTTGCGTGGTCTGCCTCGCGGTCGTTTCACTGCGGTTTCTACATTGGCATCGTCTTTGTCCTGCTCATACTCAGCGGCGATTCGCGCCCGTAGCTGTAAAATTACTCGACTGTGAATTTGACAGACCCCGATTCGGTGATGTGCAAAATAACGCCAATTTCCTTTAGTGTGAGTTCCTCGAAGTAATACAGCGCCATCACTTTCCGGTGCTGTTCCGGCAACTCTACCAATAGCTTTCGTGCTATCGACCGGACCTCGGATAGTTCTAATGCTTCCAACGGCGTATCGGCTGATTCGTCGGAAATAACTTCGTGAAAACTCCCACTGGAATTATCACTCGACGATACTTCATTATCAAGCGATACCAATACCCCGGCTCCCGCTTCCGATAATAGTTGTTGAAATTGCTCTTCAGTGAGACCGAGCTCAGTAGCGATTTCCTCATCTTCCGGGGAGCGTCCTAACCTACGCTCCAATTCGCGGATAGCCACTTCGATGCGGCGGTTTTTCACCCGCTGCGTTCGTGGCAACCAGTCGTATTCACGTAATCCATCCAGCATCGCGCCGCGGACTACTGGAACTGCGTAAGTCTCAAATTTAAAGCCGCGGGCAGGATCGAAATTCTCAATCGCCCGGATTAAACCCAAGATGCCGCAAGACGTTAAATCATCGACTTGTACTGATGCTGGGAGGGTAACTTTTAGCCGACCGGCAAGGTGATGGACAAGGGTTACGTAATGAATGAGCAGACGGTCTTTTGCCGCCACGCTCCCGGTGCGATGAAAGGCTTCCCAATACTGGGCGACATTTTCATCGACTGCTTTCATTGGGTGACTTCCGCTTCACTGGTTCGGGCAAGTTCTTCTTCGCGTTTCCGCTGTTCTTCCTGCCAATCTATGTACGCTTGCGTCCTTCGCGAATGTTCGGTTTTCAATGCAGAAACCGCCAACCGACTCATGAGAATCGCGAACACAAAGAGAATCATTGAACTGATTATCCATGTCACAAATGCCCGTAGTAAGGCAGTCTCGAGCGGTTGGTGCGCAATCAAAGAAACGACCAGAATGAGCGTCGCGAGAAACACGGCAATCTTTTGTGAAACCCTGCCACTCATGGTTTACTACCCCGCATCAAGCGACCGAATAGCGTTTCTTTTTTTCCATCGGGTGCGACGGGGGGGTGCTTCAATAGCTTTCGTGCGATACTTGAAATCGCAATCGACGCTTCGGTCTTCGGCGCCATTAACAAATATGGCTGCTGACGGTTTACGGCATTGATAACATTAGTATCGTAAGGAATGTTCCCTAAAAAGTGGATTTGAATATTGAGAAAATTCTGTACGACCAATTGCAACTGCTCAAAGACATCGAAACCGTCGGAAGGGCGGCGAACGCCATTGACCAGTATGTAAAGCCGGGTGCGCACCGACCGGGATGATATAATTTTTATGAGTGCGTAAGCGTCGGCAAGCGCGGTCGGCTCCGGTTGGGTCACAATAATCGCTTCGTCGGCAGCGGTAACAAAATGAACGACGGTTTCGTTGATACCGGCACCGGTATCAATCACCATGATATCGAGGTCGCGTTCGTAAACTGCGAGCGATGTCGTGATTTCGTTCCGGATCATGCCATCGTTCCCAACCAATTCAACGATGCCCGATGTACCGGGAAGTACTTGAATTCCCGCCGGGCCGGTAAAAACGACTTCAGAGAGTGGTATGCCGCCCTTTGCGACATCGTGTAGTGTGTATTTAGACGACACGCCCAGTAGGATATCAACATTCGCCAGGTTCGTATCCGCATCGACCAACATGACGCGCTGTCCTAATTTCGCAAGCGCGATTGAGAGATTCACTGATGTATTCGATTTACCGGTGCCACCCTTGCCCGAAGTAACGGCGATTTTACGCGCACCAGTCCGGATATTGGATTGGTTGCCCATTTGGTCGCGTAGTTTTGCTGCTTGGTCGTTCAAAAGTGCCTCGTCATCGACAGTTGTAAAGTTTATCGAGTTTACTCGGACATCGAATTGGATGGATTGGGTTGGGCGTGTAGCTTGAAGCGCGCCTGTTGCAATTCCGTAAAGAGAGAAGCGGATAATATTCCCCGCGCCAATAGCCGGGGATCAGCAACCATAATATCGTCAGGTACGTTTTGTCCGACAGTCCAATACGACAGGGTGCGAGCGGTTCGCTTCGCAAAACTTAGCCAACGTCCCGGTTGAGTCGTTTCGTCCAATTTCGTTGCCACAATTCGGGTAATCGGTAGTTCGCGGTAACGGTCGAATTGCGCTAACAAATCAGCTAACGCTGTTGTTCCCGATAACAACAAAAACGATTCGTCGGGTGGAACAACTTGAGTAAACTCTACCATATCTGGTAACGCGGTTCCATCGACTGGGCTGCGGCCGGGTGTATCAACAAAAATCGCGTCAAATCGCGCTGCTTTGAACCGTTCCACTTGCGCCGCAAGTTCCTCCGGCGTAAACGCCACTTCCAACGGTAAGTTGGCGATGTCGGCGAACACTTTCAGTTGTTCGATTGCTGCGACACGAAACGTATCGATCGAACATAATGCAACGCGGCGCTTTCCCCAAAACCGGTGATGGGTAGCAAGTTTCGCTAATGTTGTCGTTTTACCGACACCAGTCGGCCCTATCAAAAAAATTACCTGACCACGTTGATCTACTGGAACCGCTGAAGCGGGAACCATTGCCGAGAGTTTATCGAGCCACCATCGCTGTAGATCAAGTTTGTCGATCCGGTCGATGTTAGGAATTTCGCGTAAACACTCGTGTAATAATTCGTTTCGTTCGGGTTCATCGAGTCCGGAACTTTCCATCGCATTAGCGATTTCTGCTAAATCCGGCGGTAAATCTGGTAACTTGGCAGCGCGAATCTGGTTCGATAACTCTTTGACGGTACCTTTTAATCCCTCCAGCTCAGCCCGCAAAGAACGTACCGTCATCTGGTCTTGGCTACTGTTCATGGGCTTTGCTGAACTTTGCGCTTCCGCCATTCGGACTGCGGGGGGGATTGAACCTTCCCGCGGGGTAGTTAATGGTGGACGACGGGAAACAATCGACTGTACATCGCGCGCATCTTGTCCCACTGTGGATTGCACTTGCGGCAATGTTCGATCAAGCGTTGCCGCAGTGACTTCGAGTACCGTTTGATTTTTACCGCTCAGTTTACCCTTGCGTTCGATCCGTTCCGTTTTCAGAATTACGGCATCGTCGCCTAATTCGGCGCGGATTTGCGTCATCGCTTCATTGAGCGTAGGCGCGAGAAATTTTTTGATCCGCATTGCCATAATAGTTTACGCTGTGACGACTCCGATACTTTCGATATTCGTTTCTGCTGTTAACTCACCGAAAGATAAGACAGTAACATCAGGTAACACCGGTTCCAACAATCGCCGCAAATATAGCCGAATGGAAGGTGAAGTCACCAGAATCGGCTGACGACCCTGCTGCTTCACTGCCGTCACCTGCGTTTGCAGCGAGCGATAAAATCCCTGCAAGAACTGCGGCGGTAAATTAATATTCTGCAATCTCCCCCCGGCTTGTTGCGCTTCGTCGGCAATCGCTTCCTCCGTCTGAGGGGCGAGGGTTAGTGCATACAATTTACCATCGGAATCGGCGAATTTCTGCGTGATTGTCGGCGATAACGCATATCGGACATATTCGGTCAACAGGTCCGGGTCTTTCGTTAATGGGGCATAATCGCTTAATGCTTCGCAGATTGTCGACAGGTCGCGAACCGGAATCCCTTCCTTCAGTAAGCGTTGCAGGATTTTATGGACGCCGCCGATTGACATTAGATTCGGAATCAATTCATCGATAACTGCCGAACTGTCGTTCTTCAAGATACTAATCAAACTCTGAACATCCTGCCGCGAGAGGATGCGATGTGAATTCCGCCGGATGACTTCTACCAGATGGGTTGCCAAAACCGCCGGCGGTTCGACCACTGTAAATCCATTCGATTCGGCCCGTTCCCGTTCCCGTTCCGGAATCCACACTGCGGGGAGTCCATAAGTTGGCTCTTTTGTACGAACACCATCCAGCTCACCAATTGCTGTGCCAGGATTCAATGCAAGGTAATGACCCATGCGTAACTCAGATTTGGCAACCTCATTTCCGCGAATTTTTACAACATATTCGTTGGGTTTGAGTTGGATATTGTCGCGAATCCGGATCGGCGGAACGACAATTCCCATGTGCATCGCCTGTTGCTTACGAATTAGAGTGATCCGCGAAAGCAAATCGCCATCCTGTGCCGTGTCCACCAAGGGAATTAGCGCATAACCAATTTCCAATTCCAACGGATCGATGGCGAGAAAATCTTCCGGTTTATCCTTCGGTTTCGATGATTCTTTCGCTTTCGATTCAACAACCATCAGATCGCTCTTCTCAGCTTCCTTTTGTTTAACTGCGATCCAAACCAGAATGCCGCATAAAATCCACATCGGGAGCAACGGGAAACCGGGCACAAAGCCAAACAGAAAGAGCACTGACGCAGCTATCCAAATCGACCGGTTAAAGCGGAACAATTGCTTGGTGATGCCGCTACCAAGGTTTTCCTTCGATGCCGCCCGCGATACTAAAATACCTGCGCCAACAGAGACGATAAGAGATGGAATTTGGGTTACCAGACCATCGCCGACCGTCAATATGGTATATAACGAAGCCGCCTTCTCGAAGGACATGCCGCGCTGCCAGACGCCGATAACAATGCCACCGATAATGTTGATGAATGTGATGAGTAACCCTGCGACAGCGTCTCCGCGGACAAACTTGGATGCGCCATCCATCGCTCCGTAGAAGTCGGCTTCTTTGGTCACTTTCTCACGGCGTTCCCGAGCGTCCTCTTCTCCGATTAGTCCATTGTTCAGGTCGGCATCGATTGCCATCTGCTTGCCAGGCATCGCGTCGAGGGTGAAACGAGCAGCCACTTCTGCGATTCGACCGGAACCTTTGATGATAACGACAAAGTTAATAACATTGAGTAACAAGAAGATGACTAAACCGATAACATAGTTGCCACGGATAACAAAGGATCCGAATGCTTCGATAATCCTCCCACCGGTAGCCTCTGAGAGAATCAAGCGGGTTGTCGAAATATTTACCGATAACCGATATAGTGTTACCACCAGCAAAAGACCGGGAAAGACGCTGAACTGCAATGGTTCTTCGGTATACGTACAAACCATCAGGATAAGTAGCGAGATGGTGATTGATATAGTCAATAAAATATCGATGGCAAAGGCAGGCATCGGTAGAATCAAGATGGCAAGCACACCAATGACCGCAACTGCGAACCAAACGTCCGCCTTCTGCGTCAGTTTCGTGATGAAACTGTTTTCTTTTGGTTTGATTGTCGCTTCTTTTAATGCCACGTCACTACTCGAATTGTATGAAAACCCTTGATTTATTGTGCAAAAACCGTACCGACTATTCGTCAGGGCTGATATTGTGCGATTGGTTGCGTTTCTCTTCCTGCAACCGGTAAACGTAGGCTAAAACTTCCGCAACCGCCTGATAAAAATTGCCCGGAATGTCTTGTCCGACGGGAACTCCACGGTATAATGCCCGCGCTAACGGAGGATTTTCGACAATCGGAATACCTTCCTCTTTGGCAATTTCTTTCATCCTCAGCGCGACCAAGCGGGTACCTTTCGCAATCACCTTCGGCGCTTTCATCGTCTCGCTTTCATACTGCAAACCGACCGCGACATGAGTCGGGTTGGTCACCAATACCGTTGCATTCTTGGTATTCCGAACAGTTAAGCCATAGGCAGTATTGATCTGAATCTGTCGCAATTTCGATTTTATCTTCGGATCGCCTTCCTGTTGCTTGAATTCGTCCTGTACTTCCTGTTTTGACATCCGGAGGTCTTTGTAGTAGAAAAACTTCGTGATGAAGAAATCGGCAATTCCCAACGCAAGGAAGACAAACACAACTCTACCGATTAAAGTCATCGTTGAGGATGCCACGGTTCTATAAATATCGGGCACCGAGTAGTCGATCATTTTCTGGAATTCGTGAAACTGTGAGAAGACGATGCCATAGATGGCAAATCCTACTATGAGAATCTTGAGTAGGCTTTTTCCGATTTCCACCAACGATTTCGGTTTGAAGAACCGCGACCACCCTTTCAACGGATTCATTTTCGCGACATCGGGTTTTAACGGTTTCGTTGAGTAATTCCAACCGTGCTGGATGTATGCGGTAGCAAATGCAATAGCAATTGCAAGTATCCCGAACGGTGCAATCAACTTTAGCATGAATAAAGTGCCCGTTGCGATGATCGGGCCGATGTTATCAATGGAGAGTTGAATCGAGTGGAGATTAGAAAATACGTGACTGGTACCGATGATCAGCGTGTCATTGATCCATTTTCCGAGGAATAGTAAACCCAGCCATGCCGCCAGCATTGACGTCGCTTTTGCGAGATCGTTCGAGGAAACCAGATTCCCTTCCTCACGGGCTTTCGACAACCGACGGGCGGTCGGCTCTTCGGTTTTTTCGGTAAATTCTTCCGCCATTTATCGCGCCAGCATCGGTAACACGTGTTCAACCTGCTTCAGCAATTCTGCGAAGATCTTTCCAAACAGATAGGCAAACAGGGGAAAGCCAAAAGCGATTGCAATCGTACCAACGATAAGTTTGACCGAGAACCCAATC includes:
- a CDS encoding FliA/WhiG family RNA polymerase sigma factor encodes the protein MKAVDENVAQYWEAFHRTGSVAAKDRLLIHYVTLVHHLAGRLKVTLPASVQVDDLTSCGILGLIRAIENFDPARGFKFETYAVPVVRGAMLDGLREYDWLPRTQRVKNRRIEVAIRELERRLGRSPEDEEIATELGLTEEQFQQLLSEAGAGVLVSLDNEVSSSDNSSGSFHEVISDESADTPLEALELSEVRSIARKLLVELPEQHRKVMALYYFEELTLKEIGVILHITESGSVKFTVE
- a CDS encoding MinD/ParA family protein, giving the protein MNDQAAKLRDQMGNQSNIRTGARKIAVTSGKGGTGKSNTSVNLSIALAKLGQRVMLVDADTNLANVDILLGVSSKYTLHDVAKGGIPLSEVVFTGPAGIQVLPGTSGIVELVGNDGMIRNEITTSLAVYERDLDIMVIDTGAGINETVVHFVTAADEAIIVTQPEPTALADAYALIKIISSRSVRTRLYILVNGVRRPSDGFDVFEQLQLVVQNFLNIQIHFLGNIPYDTNVINAVNRQQPYLLMAPKTEASIAISSIARKLLKHPPVAPDGKKETLFGRLMRGSKP
- the flhF gene encoding flagellar biosynthesis protein FlhF; its protein translation is MAMRIKKFLAPTLNEAMTQIRAELGDDAVILKTERIERKGKLSGKNQTVLEVTAATLDRTLPQVQSTVGQDARDVQSIVSRRPPLTTPREGSIPPAVRMAEAQSSAKPMNSSQDQMTVRSLRAELEGLKGTVKELSNQIRAAKLPDLPPDLAEIANAMESSGLDEPERNELLHECLREIPNIDRIDKLDLQRWWLDKLSAMVPASAVPVDQRGQVIFLIGPTGVGKTTTLAKLATHHRFWGKRRVALCSIDTFRVAAIEQLKVFADIANLPLEVAFTPEELAAQVERFKAARFDAIFVDTPGRSPVDGTALPDMVEFTQVVPPDESFLLLSGTTALADLLAQFDRYRELPITRIVATKLDETTQPGRWLSFAKRTARTLSYWTVGQNVPDDIMVADPRLLARGILSASLFTELQQARFKLHAQPNPSNSMSE
- the flhA gene encoding flagellar biosynthesis protein FlhA; the encoded protein is MALKEATIKPKENSFITKLTQKADVWFAVAVIGVLAILILPMPAFAIDILLTISITISLLILMVCTYTEEPLQFSVFPGLLLVVTLYRLSVNISTTRLILSEATGGRIIEAFGSFVIRGNYVIGLVIFLLLNVINFVVIIKGSGRIAEVAARFTLDAMPGKQMAIDADLNNGLIGEEDARERREKVTKEADFYGAMDGASKFVRGDAVAGLLITFINIIGGIVIGVWQRGMSFEKAASLYTILTVGDGLVTQIPSLIVSVGAGILVSRAASKENLGSGITKQLFRFNRSIWIAASVLFLFGFVPGFPLLPMWILCGILVWIAVKQKEAEKSDLMVVESKAKESSKPKDKPEDFLAIDPLELEIGYALIPLVDTAQDGDLLSRITLIRKQQAMHMGIVVPPIRIRDNIQLKPNEYVVKIRGNEVAKSELRMGHYLALNPGTAIGELDGVRTKEPTYGLPAVWIPERERERAESNGFTVVEPPAVLATHLVEVIRRNSHRILSRQDVQSLISILKNDSSAVIDELIPNLMSIGGVHKILQRLLKEGIPVRDLSTICEALSDYAPLTKDPDLLTEYVRYALSPTITQKFADSDGKLYALTLAPQTEEAIADEAQQAGGRLQNINLPPQFLQGFYRSLQTQVTAVKQQGRQPILVTSPSIRLYLRRLLEPVLPDVTVLSFGELTAETNIESIGVVTA
- the flhB gene encoding flagellar biosynthesis protein FlhB gives rise to the protein MAEEFTEKTEEPTARRLSKAREEGNLVSSNDLAKATSMLAAWLGLLFLGKWINDTLIIGTSHVFSNLHSIQLSIDNIGPIIATGTLFMLKLIAPFGILAIAIAFATAYIQHGWNYSTKPLKPDVAKMNPLKGWSRFFKPKSLVEIGKSLLKILIVGFAIYGIVFSQFHEFQKMIDYSVPDIYRTVASSTMTLIGRVVFVFLALGIADFFITKFFYYKDLRMSKQEVQDEFKQQEGDPKIKSKLRQIQINTAYGLTVRNTKNATVLVTNPTHVAVGLQYESETMKAPKVIAKGTRLVALRMKEIAKEEGIPIVENPPLARALYRGVPVGQDIPGNFYQAVAEVLAYVYRLQEEKRNQSHNISPDE